A single region of the Marmota flaviventris isolate mMarFla1 chromosome 10, mMarFla1.hap1, whole genome shotgun sequence genome encodes:
- the LOC139707364 gene encoding PRAME family member 12-like, whose translation MKEDREKKMQGFNKMSFQTVPTLQELVIQNVLCEKDLPIPNLEYLPRVLILQLYKEAIMGGHKEMLKKMVLSCPLACLHVDYLVKTGDLTALRTLLYGLSSLIFNKVHPRKWKLKAIDFRMNQDCPNQWSRAPLGACSQEATSPKEREKCSQRAAKPRLKIFIEFCPDTVFPRLLYILTEWVMKARRVVRIYCKKLQVNGCYSEYTIRRTVSFYYVRELEVNADHWSLEIMFRFCFILSKMRNLRVLHFSNMSPQVFTKRSKNRWYSHRYSFQLRKVNKLHELYVNNVFFLCGMLHKILLSRTPLKTLSLRDCPLKEKDLKHLSLCPSTDQLKCLDLSSFSMKGMSPEPLRVLLEKVAHTLETLVLEFCEITESQLNVISPALGHCSQLKTFSFCGNQIPLTALKNLLSHTASLPLEQVKYPAPLEIFDEILGDSWTEINPMKFDQVQNELIQLVKDIRPVHDIQIYSYNCILHFKRTDFIA comes from the exons ATGAAAGAGGATAGAGAAAAGAAgatgcaggg ATTCAACAAGATGAGCTTCCAGACCGTACCCACACTCCAGGAACTGGTGATACAGAACGTACTATGTGAAAAGGACTTGCCCATCCCCAATCTGGAGTACCTGCCCAGGGTGCTCATCCTGCAGTTGTACAAGGAGGCTATAATGGGGGGTCACAAGGAGATGCTAAAGAAGATGGTGCTGTCCTGCCCCTTGGCCTGTCTGCATGTGGACTACCTGGTGAAGACAGGAGATCTGACGGCCTTAAGAACTCTACTGTATGGGCTAAGCTCGCTGATTTTCAACAAGGTTCACCCCAG GAAATGGAAACTGAAAGCAATCGATTTTCGAATGAATCAGGACTGCCCCAATCAGTGGTCCAGAGCCCCACTGGGTGCCTGCTCACAAGAGGCCACGTCtccaaaggaaagagagaaatgcaGCCAAAGAGCAGCGAAGCCACGCTTGAAGATCTTCATAGAATTCTGTCCGGACACAGTCTTCCCAAGATTACTTTACATCCTCACTGAGTGGGTGATGAAAGCAAGGAGGGTGGTCCGTATATACTGCAAGAAGCTCCAGGTCAATGGTTGCTACTCAGAGTATACAATCCGGAGGACTGTGTCCTTTTACTACGTGCGGGAACTGGAGGTGAATGCTGACCACTGGAGTTTGGAAATAATGTTCCGTTTTTGTTTTATCCTGAGCAAGATGAGGAACCTTCGAGTCCTCCATTTCTCCAACATGAGCCCGCAGGTCTTCACCAAGCGATCCAAAAACAGGTGGTATTCCCATAGATACAGCTTTCAACTGCGGAAGGTGAACAAACTCCACGAGCTCTACGTGAACAACGTCTTCTTCCTCTGCGGAATGCTGCACAAAATCCTCCT GAGTCGGACCCCCTTGAAAACACTCTCGCTGAGAGATTGTCCGCTCAAGGAGAAGGATTTAAAGCATCTGTCCCTGTGTCCGAGCACTGATCAACTGAAGTGTCTGGATCTCAGCTCTTTTTCCATGAAAGGTATGAGTCCTGAGCCCCTCCGGGTCCTGCTGGAGAAGGTGGCACACACCCTTGAGACCCTGGTCTTAGAGTTTTGTGAGATAACAGAGTCCCAGCTAAATGTCATCTCACCAGCCCTGGGTCACTGTTCCCAGCTCAAAACCTTCAGTTTCTGTGGGAACCAAATCCCCCTGACTGCTCTTAAGAACCTGCTGAGCCACACCGCTAGCCTGCCGCTGGAACAAGTGAAGtaccctgcccctctggagaTCTTTGACGAAATCCTCGGGGATTCTTGGACTGAGATCAACCCCATGAAATTTGACCAGGTTCAGAATGAGCTAATTCAGCTGGTGAAGGACATCAGGCCTGTCCACGACATCCAGATTTATTCTTACAATTGTATTCTTCACTTCAAACGTACAGATTTTATTGCCTGA